One stretch of Zingiber officinale cultivar Zhangliang chromosome 6B, Zo_v1.1, whole genome shotgun sequence DNA includes these proteins:
- the LOC121988588 gene encoding 2-oxoglutarate-Fe(II) type oxidoreductase hxnY-like, translating to MAKRSPEAATDTSAAKITSLNRISLSEPDIDKSVSLLKQACLDSGFFYVVDHGIDKKLMEEVFAQSKFFFDLPLDEKMKLLRNKKSRGYTPTLDETLDPDNQISGDYKEGYYIGVEVSEDDPQAEKPFYGPNLWPPADLLPGWRETMEIYHKEALRVAQAVARIIARALDLDADFFDSPVMLGEPIATLRLLHYEGKITNPEKGIFGAGAHSDYGLLTLLATDDVIGLQICKDKDARPQVWEYVEPLSGAFIVNLGDMLERWSNGIFRSTLHRVILDGRERYSIAYFVEPSHECLVECLTTCKSETNPPKFPAVTCSAYLLQRYKDTHADLNSYNRPS from the exons ATGGCGAAAAGATCGCCGGAGGCGGCCACCGATACCTCGGCGGCGAAGATCACTTCCCTCAATCGCATCAGTCTCTCGGAGCCCGACATCGACAAATCCGTTTCGCTTCTCAAGCAG GCATGCCTAGATTCCGGATTCTTTTATGTGGTAGATCATGGAATTGACAAAAAGCTTATGGAAGAAGTTTTTGCTCagagtaaatttttttttgatctaCCTTTAGATGAGAAAATGAAACTGCTGCGAAACAAAAAGAGTCGAGGCTATACACCTACTCTAGATGAGACCTTGGATCCAGACAATCAAATAAGTG GTGATTATAAAGAAGGATATTATATTGGTGTTGAAGTATCTGAAGATGACCCACAAGCAGAAAAACCATTTTATGGACCTAATTTGTGGCCGCCTGCAG ATTTATTACCTGGATGGAGAGAAACAATGGAGATCTATCATAAGGAGGCACT GAGGGTTGCACAAGCAGTTGCTAGAATCATAGCTCGAGCACTTGACTTAGATGCCGATTTCTTTGAtagtccagtaatgcttggggaACCTATCGCAACTTTGCGGCTTCTACACTATGAAG GCAAAATTACAAATCCTGAAAAAGGAATATTTGGAGCTGGAGCACATTCTGATTATGGATTACTTACTCTATTGGCGACGGATGATGTAATCGGGCTACAG ATATGCAAGGATAAAGATGCAAGACCTCAAGTGTGGGAATATGTGGAACCACTCAGTGG GGCTTTCATAGTCAATCTAGGTGACATGCTGGAGCGCTGGAGTAATGGCATTTTCAG GTCAACGTTGCACCGAGTAATCCTGGATGGAAGGGAGCGCTATTCG ATTGCTTACTTTGTGGAGCCAAGCCACGAGTGTCTTGTGGAATGCTTGACGACGTGCAAATCTGAAACAAACCCGCCCAA GTTCCCTGCAGTGACATGTTCGGCGTACCTTCTCCAAAGATACAAAGATACGCATGCCGACCTCAACTCCTATAACCGTCCGTCTTAA